From Phragmites australis chromosome 5, lpPhrAust1.1, whole genome shotgun sequence, a single genomic window includes:
- the LOC133917405 gene encoding transcription factor HY5-like isoform X2, with amino-acid sequence MESDEETRRVPELGLELPGGPSTSGRVAGQGAGGPDRAQSSTAQASARRRVRSPADKEHKRLKRLLRNRVSAQQSRERKKAYLTDLEVKVKELEKKIRRWKRGSPPSRMRARCSDRHKTCSVWSFSPLCRY; translated from the exons ATGGAGAGCGACGAGGAGACAAGGAGAGTGCCGGAGCTGGGCCTGGAGCTGCCGGGCGGCCCTTCCACGTCGGGCAGGGTGGCCGGCCAGGGTGCCGGCGGCCCGGACCGCGCCCAGTCCTCCACGGCGCAGGCCAGCGCGCGCCGCCGCGTGCGCAGCCCCGCGGACAAGGAGCACAAGCGCCTCAAAAG ATTACTAAGGAACCGGGTATCAGCCCAGCAgtcaagagagaggaagaaggctTATTTGACTGATCTAGAGGTGAAGGTGAAGGAACTGGAGAAGAAGATTCGGAGATGGAAGAGAGGCTCTCCACCCTCCAGAATGAGAGCTAGATGCTCCGACAG GCATAAAACATGTTCTGTTTGGAGTTTCTCTCCCTTGTGCAGATACTGA
- the LOC133917405 gene encoding transcription factor HY5-like isoform X1, translated as MESDEETRRVPELGLELPGGPSTSGRVAGQGAGGPDRAQSSTAQASARRRVRSPADKEHKRLKRLLRNRVSAQQSRERKKAYLTDLEVKVKELEKKIRRWKRGSPPSRMRARCSDRYTLFDSHPLIAKYLVCTNLCVVDYLAFCRFWLVHVSFIGYGHNVNFLSLLYS; from the exons ATGGAGAGCGACGAGGAGACAAGGAGAGTGCCGGAGCTGGGCCTGGAGCTGCCGGGCGGCCCTTCCACGTCGGGCAGGGTGGCCGGCCAGGGTGCCGGCGGCCCGGACCGCGCCCAGTCCTCCACGGCGCAGGCCAGCGCGCGCCGCCGCGTGCGCAGCCCCGCGGACAAGGAGCACAAGCGCCTCAAAAG ATTACTAAGGAACCGGGTATCAGCCCAGCAgtcaagagagaggaagaaggctTATTTGACTGATCTAGAGGTGAAGGTGAAGGAACTGGAGAAGAAGATTCGGAGATGGAAGAGAGGCTCTCCACCCTCCAGAATGAGAGCTAGATGCTCCGACAGGTACACTTTGTTTGATTCGCATCCATTGATTGCTAAGTATTTGGTTTGTACAAATTTATGTGTAGTTGATTATTTGGCATTCTGTCGGTTTTGGTTGGTACATGTTAGCTTCATCGGTTATGGACACAATGTTAATTTCCTATCTCTATTGTACTCATAA
- the LOC133917405 gene encoding transcription factor HY5-like isoform X3, whose protein sequence is MESDEETRRVPELGLELPGGPSTSGRVAGQGAGGPDRAQSSTAQASARRRVRSPADKEHKRLKRLLRNRVSAQQSRERKKAYLTDLEVKVKELEKKIRRWKRGSPPSRMRARCSDRY, encoded by the exons ATGGAGAGCGACGAGGAGACAAGGAGAGTGCCGGAGCTGGGCCTGGAGCTGCCGGGCGGCCCTTCCACGTCGGGCAGGGTGGCCGGCCAGGGTGCCGGCGGCCCGGACCGCGCCCAGTCCTCCACGGCGCAGGCCAGCGCGCGCCGCCGCGTGCGCAGCCCCGCGGACAAGGAGCACAAGCGCCTCAAAAG ATTACTAAGGAACCGGGTATCAGCCCAGCAgtcaagagagaggaagaaggctTATTTGACTGATCTAGAGGTGAAGGTGAAGGAACTGGAGAAGAAGATTCGGAGATGGAAGAGAGGCTCTCCACCCTCCAGAATGAGAGCTAGATGCTCCGACAG ATACTGA